A window from Candidatus Paceibacterota bacterium encodes these proteins:
- the hisS gene encoding histidine--tRNA ligase, translated as MKENVKKLGVDPYKGVRDFYPADMATENKIFNIWRNNCEKYGYEEYGASVLEPADLYRAKSGAEIVNEQTYTFTDRGDREVTLRPEMTPTVARMIAGRRRELVSPIRWFSIPNLFRYEQPQRGRTREHWQLNADIFGVESINAEIEIINLAYDIVRSYGLKDTDFEIRLNNRKVMNYITKEVFGLDETLSQKVSKLIDKKDKLKPEAFQAGVEEIFNSVVISQKFLTLLNSKNFEEFTSLLPQTKEEHVGLKEIRQVIEGLERLGITNVRFDQTLMRGFDYYTGIVFEIFDLNPINRRSVFGGGRYDDLLALFGNDKMPAVGFGTGDLIAKDLMETYGTLPKRNDIADVSICIVGEQNTPYSLELAQTLREQGIRVAVDLSNKKLGDQIGNVVKRGIPKVICIGDEEIKTGKLCVKTLANGNEEFVTEGEIINILKKN; from the coding sequence ATGAAAGAAAATGTAAAAAAACTAGGTGTTGACCCATATAAGGGTGTCCGTGACTTCTATCCAGCCGATATGGCCACCGAAAATAAAATCTTCAATATCTGGAGAAATAATTGCGAAAAGTATGGCTACGAAGAATACGGCGCCTCCGTTTTGGAACCTGCCGATCTTTATCGAGCAAAATCCGGCGCAGAAATAGTCAACGAACAAACTTACACCTTCACTGACCGCGGAGATCGTGAGGTTACACTTCGTCCTGAGATGACACCTACCGTTGCTCGCATGATAGCTGGGCGTAGACGTGAACTCGTATCCCCTATTCGTTGGTTTTCTATTCCAAACCTTTTCCGATACGAACAACCACAACGTGGACGCACTCGTGAACATTGGCAACTCAATGCTGATATTTTCGGTGTAGAATCCATAAACGCCGAGATTGAGATCATCAATCTAGCTTACGATATCGTCAGATCTTATGGTCTCAAAGATACAGATTTTGAAATTCGTCTCAACAATCGCAAGGTTATGAATTACATAACCAAGGAAGTTTTTGGTTTGGATGAAACATTGTCACAAAAAGTCTCTAAACTCATAGACAAAAAAGATAAACTCAAACCAGAGGCTTTTCAGGCTGGGGTTGAAGAGATATTCAACTCTGTTGTCATTTCCCAAAAATTCCTTACTCTACTCAATTCCAAAAATTTTGAAGAATTCACTTCCCTATTACCCCAAACAAAAGAAGAACATGTTGGTTTAAAGGAGATTCGTCAGGTCATAGAAGGCCTCGAAAGGCTCGGCATCACCAATGTACGCTTTGATCAGACACTCATGCGTGGTTTTGATTATTATACTGGTATCGTATTTGAGATATTTGACCTCAATCCTATAAACCGACGCTCAGTCTTTGGTGGTGGCCGTTACGACGATCTCTTGGCATTATTCGGTAATGACAAAATGCCAGCCGTTGGTTTTGGAACTGGAGATTTGATAGCAAAAGACCTTATGGAAACATATGGCACCCTCCCAAAGAGAAATGATATTGCCGATGTTTCTATTTGTATTGTTGGCGAACAAAATACTCCATATTCTCTAGAATTAGCGCAGACGCTACGCGAACAAGGTATCCGTGTTGCAGTAGATTTATCAAACAAAAAACTCGGTGACCAGATCGGCAACGTAGTCAAACGTGGAATTCCAAAAGTTATCTGCATTGGTGATGAAGAAATCAAGACTGGTAAATTATGTGTAAAAACTTTGGCAAATGGAAATGAAGAGTTCGTCACCGAAGGAGAAATAATAAATATCTTAAAAAAGAACTAA
- a CDS encoding ATP-dependent DNA helicase translates to MPRNQNTTEFDKLYGFLNIPQKMAVDTVEGPVVVIAGPGTGKTTVLTLRIANILKKTDTAPENILALTFTESGAYVMRRKLMEIIGPDAYKVNIHTFHGFAEKIIQEYPDYFSRIIGSKIITDAEQVKIVEKLIQARDVKILRPFGDPGYYVKSVLNEIHLLKRENISPEKLLKSVKEDMNDPSRFVKGDKELSATEIEKLEKRNEKNLELAGIYKKYEGELSEQKYYDFDDMLLELIRAMEKEPMLKLFLQEVYQYILADEHQDANASQNRILELLADFHDSPNLFIVGDDKQAIYRFQGASLENFLYFSKKYKDAVVIELTHNYRSHQGILDASHSLIVNNPSVHGRDLPKLLSLQVGSKPIFIDEFSTKNDELEYLANIMERLIKKGEKPEEIAILYRENKEAKAVAEALRFHGVVCRIESDHNILDDVDSAKVIAICRAIHDPSNSELLGKALLLSELGCSPASVSEIFNHASRERISLYKIIEELLAGKKWPQLRDFIGPSRLNEIKSAYKKITTWSGESQTMAFPDFLQKLIQETNLLASIVSAPNSLERLASLEVLFEKVVKASSSKKTFYLADFIEYIDIVSNHGIMTKRTFTDHVGGVRLMTAHRAKGLEFNHVFIVNAVDGVWGNRTRRNHFSVPVIEHARDVGRIEDERRLFYVAMTRARESINISYARFNDEKETVRSQFLSEIEPTLISFNKPETLNSPDFFIRKMKTPHATPAVSILNPDFVRSKFLSQPFSVTHLNSYLECPWRYFFVNLVRVPQAQNKHQMYGTAIHSALRAFFEAYKIERDMSKKELVDIFKHYLDRQPMSTDDRQDSFKKGKEALEGYFSTYNGSWDRNLLTEYAVKAVELELNIKNQKDKNSVKIKLYLTGKLDKVELLDEKNVLVVDYKTSKPKSRNDIEGKTKTANGNYKRQLVFYRLLLDESKKFTMKYGEIDFIEPNERGKFKKERFEITDREVEDIKSLIEKTAKDIVNLSFIDSSCDDKECSYCRLGRLLKS, encoded by the coding sequence ATGCCTCGAAATCAGAATACTACCGAATTTGATAAGCTTTATGGCTTCTTGAATATACCCCAAAAAATGGCTGTAGATACCGTAGAAGGTCCGGTAGTTGTTATTGCTGGACCGGGAACAGGAAAGACCACGGTGCTCACTTTGCGTATAGCAAATATTTTGAAGAAGACCGACACTGCACCAGAAAATATCCTAGCTCTCACTTTTACCGAATCTGGAGCTTATGTTATGCGACGTAAACTTATGGAGATCATTGGTCCAGATGCTTACAAGGTAAATATTCATACATTTCATGGTTTTGCAGAAAAGATTATTCAAGAATATCCAGATTATTTTTCTAGGATTATTGGATCAAAGATTATTACTGACGCTGAGCAGGTTAAGATTGTGGAAAAACTTATTCAAGCTCGCGATGTGAAAATTTTACGTCCTTTTGGAGATCCTGGATATTATGTTAAGTCGGTTTTGAATGAAATACATCTATTGAAGAGAGAAAATATTTCTCCTGAAAAATTACTGAAAAGTGTAAAAGAGGACATGAACGACCCATCTAGATTTGTAAAAGGGGATAAGGAATTGTCGGCCACCGAAATTGAAAAACTGGAAAAGAGAAATGAGAAAAATCTGGAGTTAGCTGGAATATACAAAAAATACGAAGGGGAATTGTCTGAACAAAAATATTACGATTTTGACGATATGCTTTTGGAATTGATAAGAGCTATGGAAAAAGAGCCTATGCTCAAACTTTTTCTTCAGGAAGTTTACCAATATATCTTGGCTGATGAACATCAAGATGCTAACGCTTCCCAAAATAGAATATTGGAATTGTTAGCAGATTTTCATGATTCTCCAAACTTGTTTATTGTCGGTGATGATAAACAGGCTATATATAGATTCCAAGGAGCTTCTTTGGAAAACTTTTTGTATTTTTCCAAAAAATATAAAGATGCTGTAGTCATTGAACTTACTCATAACTATCGTTCACATCAGGGTATTTTGGATGCTTCACATAGTCTTATTGTGAATAATCCTAGTGTTCATGGGCGTGATTTACCAAAATTATTATCCCTACAAGTTGGTAGTAAGCCAATATTCATAGATGAATTTTCTACTAAAAATGATGAGTTAGAATATTTGGCCAACATTATGGAACGTCTGATAAAAAAAGGTGAGAAGCCAGAAGAGATAGCTATTTTGTATCGTGAGAATAAAGAAGCCAAAGCAGTGGCTGAAGCTTTGAGATTCCATGGCGTAGTTTGTCGTATTGAATCAGATCACAACATTCTAGATGATGTTGATTCTGCAAAAGTTATTGCCATTTGCCGAGCTATACACGATCCATCCAATAGTGAATTGTTGGGCAAAGCCCTACTACTTTCCGAACTCGGTTGTAGCCCAGCTTCTGTCTCGGAAATTTTCAATCATGCTAGTCGCGAAAGAATATCATTATATAAAATAATTGAAGAACTTTTGGCTGGTAAAAAGTGGCCACAACTTAGAGATTTTATCGGCCCTTCTAGGTTAAATGAAATTAAGAGTGCTTATAAAAAGATTACCACTTGGTCAGGGGAATCTCAGACGATGGCTTTTCCAGATTTCTTGCAGAAATTGATACAAGAAACAAATTTGTTGGCATCAATAGTTTCTGCACCAAATTCGTTGGAAAGATTGGCTTCGTTGGAAGTTTTATTTGAAAAAGTCGTAAAAGCTTCTTCATCCAAGAAGACATTTTATCTGGCTGACTTTATAGAATATATAGATATAGTCAGCAATCACGGTATCATGACCAAGCGCACTTTCACGGATCATGTCGGCGGTGTACGTCTCATGACTGCTCATCGTGCCAAAGGTTTGGAATTCAATCATGTTTTTATTGTTAATGCTGTAGATGGAGTTTGGGGCAATCGTACAAGGCGAAATCATTTTTCCGTTCCAGTCATAGAACATGCTCGTGATGTTGGTAGGATTGAAGATGAGCGTCGTCTATTTTACGTAGCCATGACTCGAGCTCGTGAATCTATAAACATTTCTTATGCGAGGTTTAATGATGAAAAGGAAACTGTCAGAAGTCAGTTTTTATCTGAAATAGAACCAACTCTTATTTCTTTCAATAAACCAGAAACTTTAAACAGTCCAGATTTTTTTATTCGTAAGATGAAAACTCCACATGCTACACCAGCGGTTTCTATACTCAATCCAGACTTCGTCAGATCAAAGTTTTTGTCACAACCTTTTTCTGTTACTCATTTGAATAGCTATCTGGAATGCCCGTGGCGTTACTTCTTCGTAAATCTTGTCAGGGTGCCACAGGCGCAAAATAAGCATCAAATGTATGGAACAGCTATACACTCGGCTTTAAGGGCCTTTTTTGAGGCTTATAAGATAGAAAGAGACATGTCCAAGAAGGAATTAGTTGATATTTTCAAGCATTATTTGGATAGACAGCCTATGTCCACAGATGATCGTCAGGATTCATTCAAAAAGGGAAAAGAAGCTTTGGAAGGATATTTTTCTACATACAATGGTAGTTGGGATCGTAACTTGCTTACGGAGTATGCTGTTAAAGCTGTGGAACTTGAATTAAATATTAAAAATCAAAAAGATAAAAATTCTGTAAAAATAAAGTTATATCTTACGGGTAAACTTGATAAGGTTGAACTTCTTGATGAGAAGAATGTCCTTGTCGTGGATTATAAAACTTCAAAACCTAAGTCTAGGAATGATATAGAAGGTAAGACAAAAACTGCCAATGGTAATTACAAACGTCAGTTGGTTTTTTATAGATTACTTCTTGATGAAAGTAAGAAGTTTACTATGAAATATGGGGAGATAGATTTTATAGAACCTAACGAAAGGGGAAAATTCAAGAAAGAACGATTTGAAATAACTGATAGAGAAGTTGAGGATATCAAATCTTTGATAGAAAAAACAGCAAAAGATATTGTTAATCTTTCTTTTATAGATTCAAGTTGTGACGATAAGGAGTGTAGTTATTGCAGACTTGGAAGGCTTCTTAAGAGTTAA
- a CDS encoding ribonuclease H-like domain-containing protein has translation MRKITFDLETKNFFQDVGSNDPVDLDISVVCIHDSATDQYTSYLENDFNKLWPILEQADMLITWNGDHFDIPLLNKYYPGDLTKIKSLDLMKEVQKILGRRLKLDGVGEATLGKNKTGHGSEAITWWQNGEIDKLISYCTEDVRLTKELYDYAVANKLLKYKELGSIKEIKLDISTWEIPESSAMTYTLPF, from the coding sequence ATGCGCAAAATAACTTTTGACTTGGAAACAAAAAACTTTTTCCAAGATGTAGGATCAAACGACCCAGTAGATTTAGATATTTCTGTAGTTTGTATACACGATTCAGCTACCGATCAATATACAAGTTACTTAGAAAATGACTTCAACAAACTTTGGCCTATATTAGAACAAGCCGATATGCTCATCACTTGGAACGGTGACCATTTTGATATTCCGCTTTTGAATAAATACTATCCTGGTGATCTGACGAAAATAAAAAGTCTGGACCTTATGAAAGAAGTACAAAAGATATTGGGCCGACGACTCAAACTAGATGGTGTAGGCGAAGCTACTTTAGGCAAAAACAAAACTGGTCATGGTTCTGAAGCTATCACTTGGTGGCAAAATGGTGAGATAGATAAACTCATCTCATACTGTACCGAGGATGTCAGATTGACCAAAGAATTATATGACTATGCCGTAGCAAATAAACTTTTGAAATACAAAGAACTTGGTTCTATAAAAGAAATAAAATTGGATATAAGCACGTGGGAAATACCCGAGTCTAGTGCCATGACTTACACATTGCCTTTTTAG
- a CDS encoding thioredoxin domain-containing protein: MENKPSFITIPGAIIIAGAIIAMTLIYVFKPSSTIVKDAKVENAPAINLAPITSADRILGNPNAPIKIVEYSDPSCPFCKIFNETMVEIMDKYGPEGKVALIYRSFPLDTPDAEGNVLHPNAANESRAIECAGILGGNEKFWEYEKKLYDLTPSVTSKTPEGLDQKQLPIMAKGLGLDIIAFNECLNSQKAKDIVSAQKLSGINANVSGTPTSFFVLSEKINPTATTYVSNALIQYRIPQSLLYVTDDKKMIVMSGAMPKIMVTGIIDSLLK; encoded by the coding sequence ATGGAAAATAAACCAAGTTTCATCACAATACCAGGAGCCATCATCATTGCCGGAGCTATCATTGCAATGACTCTCATATACGTATTCAAACCAAGTTCTACTATTGTAAAAGATGCAAAAGTTGAAAATGCCCCAGCCATAAATCTTGCACCGATAACATCCGCCGACCGTATTTTGGGAAATCCAAACGCTCCAATAAAAATTGTTGAATACTCCGATCCTTCATGTCCATTCTGTAAAATCTTCAACGAAACAATGGTAGAAATAATGGACAAATATGGACCAGAAGGTAAGGTTGCTTTGATTTATAGAAGTTTTCCTCTAGACACTCCAGATGCAGAAGGTAATGTCCTTCACCCCAACGCAGCAAATGAATCACGTGCCATAGAATGTGCTGGTATCTTGGGAGGAAATGAAAAATTCTGGGAATATGAAAAGAAGCTCTATGATTTGACTCCTTCAGTAACCTCCAAAACTCCAGAAGGTTTGGATCAAAAACAACTCCCTATCATGGCAAAAGGTTTGGGTCTTGATATTATTGCATTCAATGAATGTCTCAATAGCCAAAAAGCTAAAGATATAGTCAGTGCTCAAAAATTGAGTGGTATAAATGCCAATGTCTCTGGTACTCCAACTAGTTTCTTTGTTCTTAGTGAAAAAATCAATCCTACCGCAACTACATATGTATCCAATGCTCTTATCCAATACAGAATTCCTCAGAGCCTACTATACGTCACTGATGATAAAAAGATGATCGTTATGAGTGGTGCAATGCCAAAGATTATGGTAACGGGAATTATAGATAGTCTGTTGAAATAA